The following are encoded together in the Lactuca sativa cultivar Salinas chromosome 1, Lsat_Salinas_v11, whole genome shotgun sequence genome:
- the LOC111893617 gene encoding uncharacterized protein LOC111893617, with protein sequence MGELPKKMGDHGHLTLPCEFGNNLKTCVLADSGASINLMPYSFYQKLNIPNLKATRMTIHMANRSVIHPMGIVEDILVKIGKFLFPIDFVVLYMKEDNNVLIIFCRLLLNTAKAFVDIPESKFTLRVGDDEANFGVENGFQGNDVQGEVFNVD encoded by the coding sequence ATGGGAGAGTTACCGAAGAAGATGGGAGATCATGGAcacctcactcttccatgtgaatTTGGGAATAATTTAAAGACTTGTGTATTAGctgattctggggctagcataaaTCTAATGCCTTACTCattttatcaaaagctcaatattCCAAATTTGAAGGCTACAAGAATGACAATTCACATGGCCAATCGTTCAGTGATACATCCTATGGGTATTGTGGAAGATATTTTAGTGAAAATTGGGAAATTCTTGTTTCCAATTGACTTTGTCGTGTTATACATGAAAGAAGACAACAATGTCCTAATTATTTTTTGTCGCCTGCTACTAAATACTGCTAAAGCCTTTGTTGATATTCCCGAATCCAAGTTTACCTTGAGAGTTGGAGATGATGAAGCTAATTTTGGAGTAGAAAATGGTTTCCAAGGGAATGATGTTCAAGGTGAAGTTTTCAATGTCGATTAA